The proteins below are encoded in one region of Sebastes fasciatus isolate fSebFas1 chromosome 16, fSebFas1.pri, whole genome shotgun sequence:
- the LOC141752893 gene encoding uncharacterized protein LOC141752893 isoform X1: MRVVVVSLLLLLGLCRSGAQGDGGGLGEVGEIREFQETAPRDAVEESTEQTTKQTTSDIWAEVRALRDMVVELKVELRNMEAIVKDSESLVNELKTELIVTKVYVEMLQRENSVQETRLTAIESKTSDLEKENADLQTRLSSSESELLLSKSRIDQLERENAVQETRLTATESKTSDLEKENTDLQTRLSSSESELLLIKSRIYQLERENAVQETRLTAIESKTSDLEKENADLQTRLSSSESELLLIKSRIDQLERENAEKPKVAFYTALTNAGLVGPYNTDITLKYSKVFTNIGNAYNPATGFFTAPVKGVYYLQFTLLSNLTGHMGVLVYKNNQRIMYNVDSNKGTHEYFTNSVVLELLAGDEIHLVLPLGHSVYDNSDNHNTFSGSLLFPL; the protein is encoded by the exons AtgagggttgttgttgtttcgctgctgttgctgctcgGTCTGTGTAGGTCAGGGGCTCAGGGGGATGGTGGAGGCCTCGGCGAGGTGGGTGAGATCAGAGAGTTTCAGGAGACGGCTCCAAGAGATGCAGTTGAGGAATCGACCGAGCAGACCACAAAGCAAACCACCTCTGACATCTGGGCCGAGGTGAGGGCGCTGAGAGACATGGTGGTGGAGCTCAAGGTGGAGCTGAGGAACATGGAGGCCATAGTGAAGGATAGCGAGAGCCTGGTGAATGAACTGAAAACTGAGCTGATCGTCACCAAGGTGTACGTGGAgatgctgcagagagagaattCAG TCCAAGAAACTAGACTGACGGCCATCGAGAGCAAAACAAGTGACCTAGAAAAAGAGAATGCAG ACCTGCAGACCAGACTGagcagcagtgagagtgaacttCTCCTTAGCAAGTCCAGGATTGACcagctggagagagaaaatGCAG TCCAAGAAACTAGACTGACGGCCACCGAGAGCAAAACAAGTGACCTAGAAAAAGAGAATACAG ACCTGCAGACCAGACTGagcagcagtgagagtgaacttCTCCTTATCAAGTCCAGGATTTACcagctggagagagaaaatGCAG TCCAAGAAACTAGACTGACGGCCATCGAGAGCAAAACAAGTGACCTAGAAAAAGAGAATGCAG ACCTGCAGACCAGACTGagcagcagtgagagtgaacttCTCCTTATCAAGTCCAGGATTGACcagctggagagagaaaatGCAG AGAAACCAAAGGTGGCCTTTTATACAGCTCTGACTAATGCAGGACTTGTTGGACCATACAACACAGACATCACACTGAAATACAGCAAGGTCTTCACCAACATTGGCAATGCTTATAATCCAGCTACAG GTTTCTTCACAGCACCAGTCAAAGGCGTCTACTATCTCCAGTTCACTCTGTTGAGTAACCTCACAGGTCATATGGGTGTATTAGTGTACAAGAACAACCAGAGGATCATGTATAATGTGGACTCGAATAAGGGGACTCATGAGTATTTCACTAACTCTGTTGTCTTGGAGCTGTTAGCAGGAGATGAGATTCACCTGGTTCTCCCATTAGGCCATTCTGTCTATGATAATTCAGATAACCACAACACCTTCAGTGGCTCCCTTCTCTTCCCACTGTAA
- the LOC141752893 gene encoding uncharacterized protein LOC141752893 isoform X2, translating into MRVVVVSLLLLLGLCRSGAQGDGGGLGEVGEIREFQETAPRDAVEESTEQTTKQTTSDIWAEVRALRDMVVELKVELRNMEAIVKDSESLVNELKTELIVTKVYVEMLQRENSVQETRLTAIESKTSDLEKENADLQTRLSSSESELLLSKSRIDQLERENAVQETRLTATESKTSDLEKENTDLQTRLSSSESELLLIKSRIYQLERENAEKPKVAFYTALTNAGLVGPYNTDITLKYSKVFTNIGNAYNPATGFFTAPVKGVYYLQFTLLSNLTGHMGVLVYKNNQRIMYNVESNKGTHEYFTNSVVLELLAGDEIHLDLPLGHSVYDNSDNHNTFSGSLLFPL; encoded by the exons AtgagggttgttgttgtttcgctgctgttgctgctcgGTCTGTGTAGGTCAGGGGCTCAGGGGGATGGTGGAGGCCTCGGCGAGGTGGGTGAGATCAGAGAGTTTCAGGAGACGGCTCCAAGAGATGCAGTTGAGGAATCGACCGAGCAGACCACAAAGCAAACCACCTCTGACATCTGGGCCGAGGTGAGGGCGCTGAGAGACATGGTGGTGGAGCTCAAGGTGGAGCTGAGGAACATGGAGGCCATAGTGAAGGATAGCGAGAGCCTGGTGAATGAACTGAAAACTGAGCTGATCGTCACCAAGGTGTACGTGGAgatgctgcagagagagaattCAG TCCAAGAAACTAGACTGACGGCCATCGAGAGCAAAACAAGTGACCTAGAAAAAGAGAATGCAG ACCTGCAGACCAGACTGagcagcagtgagagtgaacttCTCCTTAGCAAGTCCAGGATTGACcagctggagagagaaaatGCAG TCCAAGAAACTAGACTGACGGCCACCGAGAGCAAAACAAGTGACCTAGAAAAAGAGAATACAG ACCTGCAGACCAGACTGagcagcagtgagagtgaacttCTCCTTATCAAGTCCAGGATTTACcagctggagagagaaaatGCAG AGAAACCAAAGGTGGCCTTTTATACAGCTCTGACTAATGCAGGACTTGTTGGACCATACAACACAGACATCACACTGAAATACAGCAAGGTCTTCACCAACATTGGCAATGCTTATAATCCAGCTACAG GTTTCTTCACAGCACCAGTCAAAGGCGTCTACTATCTCCAGTTCACTCTGTTGAGTAACCTCACAGGTCATATGGGTGTATTAGTGTACAAGAACAACCAGAGGATCATGTATAATGTGGAGTCGAATAAGGGGACTCATGAGTATTTCACTAACTCTGTTGTCTTGGAGCTGTTAGCAGGAGATGAGATTCACCTGGATCTCCCATTAGGCCATTCTGTCTATGATAATTCAGATAACCACAACACCTTCAGTGGCTCCCTTCTCTTCCCACTGTAA